Part of the Eshraghiella crossota genome is shown below.
CTGCGTGATTACACGGAAAAGCATTTTACGGATGAAGAAAACTACATGGAATCCATAAACTATAAAAAACTTTTCACACAGAAAATCCAGCATCATGAATTTATATCTAAATTAGATGAATTTATTGATTTGCATAAAAGTGAGACAGAAGACCAGGACAAACAGATAATGGATATTCTGGAATATCTGACGGAATGGTTAGTAAATCACATTCTGTATGTTGACGGACAGATTCCTAAAGGATGAATCAAGATAAAAGACCTGCCGGATGAATAGATTTAATTCCGGCAGGTCTTATGTATGTAGGTATTATTTACATTTTAATATTTCTACACATATTGCAAAAGCAGCATTAAGGCCATCAATGTAATACTCATTATAATCATAATTTTTAGATCCAAGCAAATTAAACTTTTCGTTGTTGATGTAATCTTTTAGTGCTTTTCTTAATTGCAGTGGCGTTTTGTTGGAAATTGGGTTTTCTGGTGCTGAAGCAAAATCTCTTGCAAAATTAATTACATTGTTATAACCACATCGGAAGTATTTTGATTTATTGTTTGATAAATCCTCAGTATATTCTCTCCTCCTTTCGTTAATTACTGTTTGTGAATCTGTGAGTATTTTGATTAAATTCATGAGTTTTTGTCTCCTTTGCTTTAAATTTAAAAATAGTATGTAAAATGAAATCAAAAATAATTTATTTTACACATATATTATGAGATAAAAATTTTT
Proteins encoded:
- a CDS encoding bacteriohemerythrin, whose product is MYEMKPEYYIGIEMIDEEHKQLFKYADEAYELLNDEFTPDKYDKIEAILIKLRDYTEKHFTDEENYMESINYKKLFTQKIQHHEFISKLDEFIDLHKSETEDQDKQIMDILEYLTEWLVNHILYVDGQIPKG